The following are from one region of the Staphylococcus argenteus genome:
- the fusA gene encoding elongation factor G, translating into MAREFSLEKTRNIGIMAHIDAGKTTTTERILYYTGRIHKIGETHEGASQMDWMEQEQDRGITITSAATTAAWEGHRVNIIDTPGHVDFTVEVERSLRVLDGAVTVLDAQSGVEPQTETVWRQATTYGVPRIVFVNKMDKLGANFEYSVSTLHDRLQANAAPIQLPIGAEDEFEAIIDLVEMKCFKYTNDLGTEIEEIEIPEDHLDRAEEARASLIEAVAETSDELMEKYLGDEEISVAELKEAIRQATTNVEFYPVLCGTAFKNKGVQLMLDAVIDYLPSPLDVKPIIGHRASNPEEEVIAKADDSAEFAALAFKVMTDPYVGKLTFFRVYSGTMTSGSYVKNSTKGKRERVGRLLQMHANSRQEIDTVYSGDIAAAVGLKDTGTGDTLCGEKNDIILESMEFPEPVIHLSVEPKSKADQDKMTQALVKLQEEDPTFHAHTDEETGQVIIGGMGELHLDILVDRMKKEFNVECNVGAPMVSYRETFKSSAQVQGKFSRQSGGRGQYGDVHIEFTPNETGAGFEFENAIVGGVVPREYIPSVEAGLKDAMENGVLAGYPLIDVKAKLYDGSYHDVDSSEMAFKIAASLALKEAAKKCDPVILEPMMKVTIEMPEEYMGDIMGDVTSRRGRVDGMEPRGNAQVVNAYVPLSEMFGYATSLRSNTQGRGTYTMYFDHYAEVPKSIAEDIIKKNKGE; encoded by the coding sequence ATGGCTAGAGAATTTTCATTAGAAAAAACTCGTAATATCGGTATCATGGCTCACATCGATGCTGGTAAAACGACTACGACTGAACGTATTCTTTATTACACTGGCCGTATCCACAAAATTGGTGAAACACACGAAGGTGCTTCACAAATGGACTGGATGGAACAAGAACAAGACCGTGGTATTACTATCACATCTGCTGCAACAACAGCAGCTTGGGAAGGTCACCGTGTAAACATTATCGATACACCTGGACACGTAGACTTCACTGTAGAAGTTGAACGTTCATTACGTGTACTTGACGGAGCAGTTACAGTACTTGATGCACAATCAGGTGTTGAACCTCAAACTGAAACAGTTTGGCGTCAGGCTACAACTTATGGTGTTCCACGTATCGTATTTGTAAACAAAATGGACAAATTAGGTGCTAACTTCGAATACTCTGTAAGTACATTACATGATCGTTTACAAGCTAACGCTGCTCCAATCCAATTACCAATTGGTGCGGAAGACGAATTCGAAGCAATCATTGACTTAGTTGAAATGAAATGTTTCAAATATACAAATGATTTAGGTACTGAAATTGAAGAAATTGAAATTCCTGAAGATCACTTAGATAGAGCTGAAGAAGCTCGTGCTAGCTTAATCGAAGCAGTTGCAGAAACTAGCGACGAATTAATGGAAAAATATCTTGGTGACGAAGAAATTTCAGTTGCTGAATTAAAAGAAGCTATCCGCCAAGCTACTACAAACGTAGAATTCTACCCAGTACTTTGTGGTACAGCTTTCAAAAACAAAGGTGTTCAATTAATGCTTGACGCTGTAATTGATTACTTACCTTCACCTCTAGACGTTAAACCAATTATTGGTCACCGTGCTAGCAACCCTGAAGAAGAAGTAATTGCGAAAGCAGACGATTCAGCTGAATTTGCTGCATTAGCGTTCAAAGTTATGACTGACCCTTATGTTGGTAAGTTAACATTCTTCCGTGTGTACTCAGGTACAATGACATCTGGTTCATACGTTAAGAACTCAACTAAAGGTAAACGTGAACGTGTAGGTCGTTTATTACAAATGCACGCTAACTCACGTCAAGAAATCGATACTGTATACTCTGGAGATATCGCTGCTGCGGTAGGTCTTAAAGATACAGGTACTGGTGATACTTTATGTGGTGAGAAAAATGACATTATCTTGGAATCAATGGAATTCCCAGAGCCAGTTATTCACTTATCAGTAGAACCAAAATCTAAAGCTGACCAAGATAAAATGACTCAAGCTTTAGTTAAATTACAAGAAGAAGACCCAACATTCCATGCACACACTGACGAAGAAACTGGACAAGTTATCATCGGTGGTATGGGTGAGCTTCACTTAGACATCTTAGTAGACCGTATGAAGAAAGAATTCAACGTTGAATGTAACGTAGGTGCTCCAATGGTTTCATATCGTGAAACTTTCAAATCATCTGCACAAGTTCAAGGTAAATTCTCTCGTCAATCTGGTGGTCGTGGTCAATACGGTGATGTTCATATTGAATTCACACCAAACGAAACAGGCGCAGGTTTCGAATTCGAAAACGCTATCGTTGGTGGTGTAGTTCCTCGTGAATACATTCCATCAGTTGAAGCTGGTCTTAAAGATGCTATGGAAAATGGTGTCTTAGCAGGTTATCCATTAATTGATGTTAAAGCTAAATTATATGATGGTTCATACCATGATGTCGATTCATCTGAAATGGCCTTCAAAATTGCTGCATCATTAGCACTTAAAGAAGCTGCTAAAAAATGTGATCCTGTTATCTTAGAACCAATGATGAAAGTAACAATCGAAATGCCTGAAGAATACATGGGTGACATCATGGGTGACGTAACATCTCGTCGTGGACGTGTTGATGGTATGGAACCACGTGGTAATGCACAAGTTGTTAACGCTTATGTACCACTTTCAGAAATGTTCGGTTATGCAACATCATTACGTTCTAACACTCAAGGTCGCGGTACTTACACTATGTACTTCGATCACTACGCTGAAGTTCCAAAATCAATCGCTGAAGATATTATCAAGAAAAATAAAGGTGAATAA
- the tuf gene encoding elongation factor Tu — protein MAKEKFDRSKEHANIGTIGHVDHGKTTLTAAIATVLAKNGDSVAQSYDMIDNAPEEKERGITINTSHIEYQTDKRHYAHVDCPGHADYVKNMITGAAQMDGGILVVSAADGPMPQTREHILLSRNVGVPALVVFLNKVDMVDDEELLELVEMEVRDLLSEYDFPGDDVPVIAGSALKALEGDAKYEEKILELMEAVDTYIPTPERDSDKPFMMPVEDVFSITGRGTVATGRVERGQIKVGEEVEIIGLHDTSKTTVTGVEMFRKLLDYAEAGDNIGALLRGVAREDVQRGQVLAAPGSITPHTEFKAEVYVLSKDEGGRHTPFFSNYRPQFYFRTTDVTGVVHLPEGTEMVMPGDNVEMTVELIAPIAIEDGTRFSIREGGRTVGSGVVTEIIK, from the coding sequence ATGGCAAAAGAAAAATTCGATCGTTCTAAAGAACATGCCAATATCGGTACTATCGGTCACGTTGACCATGGTAAAACTACTTTAACAGCAGCTATCGCTACTGTATTAGCTAAAAATGGTGACTCAGTTGCACAATCATATGACATGATTGACAACGCTCCAGAAGAAAAAGAACGTGGTATCACAATCAATACTTCTCACATTGAGTACCAAACTGACAAACGTCACTACGCTCACGTTGACTGCCCAGGACACGCTGACTACGTTAAAAACATGATCACTGGTGCTGCTCAAATGGACGGCGGTATCTTAGTAGTATCTGCTGCCGACGGCCCAATGCCACAAACTCGTGAACACATTCTTTTATCACGTAACGTTGGTGTACCAGCATTAGTAGTATTCTTAAACAAAGTTGACATGGTTGACGATGAAGAATTATTAGAATTAGTAGAAATGGAAGTTCGTGACTTATTAAGCGAATATGACTTCCCAGGTGACGACGTACCTGTAATCGCTGGTTCAGCATTAAAAGCTTTAGAAGGCGATGCTAAATACGAAGAAAAAATCTTAGAATTAATGGAAGCTGTAGATACTTACATTCCAACTCCAGAACGTGATTCTGACAAACCATTCATGATGCCAGTTGAGGACGTATTCTCAATCACTGGTCGTGGTACTGTTGCTACAGGCCGTGTTGAACGTGGTCAAATCAAAGTTGGTGAAGAAGTTGAAATCATCGGTTTACATGACACATCTAAAACAACTGTTACAGGTGTTGAAATGTTCCGTAAATTATTAGACTATGCTGAAGCTGGTGACAACATCGGTGCATTATTACGTGGTGTTGCTCGTGAAGACGTACAACGTGGTCAAGTATTAGCTGCTCCTGGTTCAATTACACCACATACTGAATTCAAAGCAGAAGTTTACGTATTATCAAAAGACGAAGGTGGACGTCACACTCCATTCTTCTCAAACTATCGTCCACAATTCTATTTCCGTACTACTGACGTAACTGGTGTTGTACACTTACCAGAAGGTACTGAAATGGTAATGCCTGGTGATAACGTTGAAATGACAGTAGAATTAATCGCTCCTATCGCGATTGAAGACGGTACTCGTTTCTCAATCCGTGAAGGTGGACGTACTGTAGGATCAGGCGTTGTTACTGAAATCATTAAATAA
- a CDS encoding M20 family metallopeptidase, whose product MLDWFQLANSKENKTIQLRRYLHQYPELSFEEFQTHDYIVNQLSQLSCDIETPIGRNGIKATFKGNGDGPTIALRADFDALPVEELNDVPYKSKNPGCMHACGHDGHTAMLLTVAEILDEHKQLLNGNVVLIFQYGEEIMPGGSQEMIDAGCLENVDKIYGTHLWSGYPTGTIHSRAGAIMASPDEFSVTIKGRGGHGAKPHETIDPIVIMAEFILSSQKIISRTIDPVKQAVLSFGMIQAGTSDSVIPDQAFCKGTVRTFDSSIQEHVMQKMDKLLQGLAIANDIEYDLNYIKGYLPVHNNENAYNVIKTATNDLHLRFNESDLMMIGEDFSHYLKVRPGAFFLTGCGNESKGITAPHHNPKFDIDEKSLKYGVSVFLKILELEHVFKS is encoded by the coding sequence GTGTTAGATTGGTTTCAATTAGCGAATAGCAAAGAAAATAAAACCATTCAACTGAGAAGGTATTTACATCAATATCCTGAGTTGTCATTTGAAGAATTCCAAACACATGATTATATTGTTAACCAATTAAGCCAACTATCATGTGATATCGAAACACCTATTGGACGCAATGGTATTAAGGCAACATTTAAAGGCAATGGTGATGGTCCTACAATTGCGTTGAGAGCAGATTTTGATGCATTGCCTGTCGAGGAATTAAACGATGTTCCTTATAAATCTAAAAATCCTGGATGCATGCATGCTTGCGGCCATGATGGGCATACAGCTATGTTATTGACTGTAGCAGAAATACTAGATGAACATAAGCAATTATTGAACGGGAACGTTGTATTAATATTCCAATATGGTGAAGAAATAATGCCAGGTGGCTCACAAGAAATGATTGACGCTGGATGTTTAGAAAATGTAGACAAAATATATGGAACACATCTATGGAGTGGTTATCCTACGGGTACCATTCATTCACGCGCGGGCGCTATTATGGCATCACCTGATGAATTTAGTGTCACTATTAAAGGTCGTGGTGGACATGGCGCAAAACCACATGAAACGATTGACCCAATTGTAATCATGGCAGAATTCATCTTGAGTTCACAAAAAATTATATCTCGCACCATTGATCCAGTAAAACAAGCCGTACTCTCATTTGGTATGATTCAAGCAGGTACATCAGATAGTGTTATCCCAGATCAAGCATTTTGCAAAGGGACAGTTCGTACTTTTGATTCAAGTATTCAAGAACATGTAATGCAGAAAATGGATAAATTACTACAGGGCTTAGCAATTGCAAACGATATTGAATATGACTTGAATTATATTAAAGGTTATTTACCAGTTCATAATAACGAAAATGCATATAATGTTATTAAAACAGCAACGAATGACTTACATTTACGCTTTAATGAATCAGATTTAATGATGATTGGGGAAGATTTTTCACATTATTTAAAAGTTAGACCTGGAGCCTTTTTCTTAACTGGATGTGGTAATGAAAGTAAAGGTATTACAGCACCACATCATAATCCAAAGTTTGATATCGATGAAAAGTCGTTGAAATATGGTGTTTCAGTTTTCTTAAAAATATTAGAACTAGAACACGTATTTAAAAGTTAA
- a CDS encoding glycine C-acetyltransferase gives MVQSLHEFLEENINYLKDNGLYNEIDTIEGANGPKIKINGKSYINLSSNNYLGLATNEDLKNAAKAAIDSHGVGAGAVRTINGTLDLHDELEEILAKFKGTEAAIAYQSGFNCNMAAISAVMNKNDAILSDELNHASIIDGCRLSKAKIIRVNHSDMDDLRAKAKEAVESGQYNKVMYITDGVFSMDGDVAKLPEIVEIAEEYGLLTYVDDAHGSGVMGKGAGTVKHFGLQDKIDFQIGTLSKAIGVVGGYVAGTKELIDWLKAQSRPFLFSTSLAPGDTKAITEAVKKLMASTELHDKLWDNAKYLKNGLSKLGYNTGESETPITPVIIGDEKTTQEFSKRLKDEGVYVKSIVFPTVPRGTGRVRNMPTAAHTKEMLDEAIAAYEKVGKEMNLI, from the coding sequence GTGGTTCAATCATTACATGAGTTTTTAGAAGAAAATATAAATTATCTAAAAGATAATGGTTTGTACAATGAAATTGATACAATTGAAGGTGCAAACGGACCAAAAATTAAAATCAATGGGAAATCGTATATTAACTTATCTTCAAACAATTACTTAGGACTAGCAACAAATGAAGATTTAAAAAATGCTGCTAAAGCTGCAATTGACTCACATGGTGTAGGGGCTGGTGCTGTTCGTACAATCAATGGCACTTTAGATTTACACGATGAATTAGAAGAAATATTAGCAAAATTTAAAGGAACTGAGGCTGCGATTGCATATCAATCAGGTTTTAATTGTAATATGGCGGCTATTTCAGCTGTAATGAACAAAAATGATGCGATTTTATCTGATGAGCTTAATCATGCATCTATTATTGATGGATGTCGTTTATCTAAAGCTAAAATTATTCGAGTTAACCATTCAGATATGGATGATTTACGTGCTAAAGCTAAAGAAGCTGTTGAATCAGGTCAATACAATAAGGTGATGTATATTACTGATGGCGTATTTAGCATGGATGGTGATGTGGCAAAATTACCTGAAATTGTAGAAATTGCTGAGGAATATGGTTTATTAACATATGTTGATGATGCTCATGGTTCAGGTGTAATGGGTAAAGGTGCTGGAACAGTTAAACATTTTGGTTTACAAGATAAAATTGATTTCCAAATTGGTACATTATCTAAAGCGATTGGTGTCGTTGGTGGTTATGTTGCAGGTACAAAAGAATTAATCGATTGGTTGAAAGCTCAGTCTCGACCATTTTTATTCTCAACATCATTAGCACCTGGAGATACTAAAGCAATTACAGAAGCAGTTAAAAAATTAATGGCATCAACTGAATTACATGACAAGTTATGGGACAATGCCAAGTATTTAAAAAATGGTTTGTCAAAATTAGGATATAATACGGGTGAGTCTGAAACACCAATTACACCAGTGATTATTGGTGACGAAAAAACAACACAAGAATTTAGTAAACGATTAAAAGATGAAGGCGTTTATGTTAAGTCTATCGTATTTCCAACTGTGCCAAGAGGTACTGGACGCGTTAGAAATATGCCAACAGCAGCACATACAAAAGAAATGTTAGACGAAGCAATTGCAGCTTATGAAAAAGTTGGAAAAGAAATGAATTTAATTTAG
- the hchA gene encoding glyoxalase III HchA, with amino-acid sequence MTQDVNNLSKQPTPDKAEDNAFFPSPYSLSQYTAPKTDFDGVEHKDAYKEGKWKVLMIAAEERYVLLGNGKMFSTGNHPVEMLLPLHHLMEAGFDVDVATLSGYPAKLELWAMPTEDEAVISTYNKLKEKLKQPKKLADVIKNDLGPDSDYLSVFIPGGHAAVVGISESEDVQQTLDWALENDRFIITLCHGPAALLSAGLNRDKSPLEGYSVCVFPDSLDEGANIEIGYLPGRLKWLVADLLTKQGLKVVNDDMTGKTLKDRKLLTGDSPLASNELGKLAVNEMLKAIQDK; translated from the coding sequence ATGACACAAGATGTAAATAATTTAAGTAAGCAACCAACACCAGATAAAGCAGAAGATAATGCGTTTTTCCCTTCACCATATTCATTAAGTCAATATACTGCGCCAAAAACGGATTTTGATGGTGTAGAACATAAAGATGCATATAAAGAAGGCAAATGGAAAGTTTTAATGATTGCTGCAGAAGAAAGATATGTGTTGTTAGGAAATGGCAAAATGTTCTCAACAGGTAATCATCCAGTCGAAATGTTATTACCTTTACATCATTTGATGGAAGCTGGTTTTGATGTTGATGTTGCAACTTTATCAGGTTATCCTGCTAAATTGGAACTATGGGCAATGCCGACTGAAGACGAAGCAGTAATCAGCACATATAACAAATTAAAAGAAAAATTAAAGCAACCTAAAAAATTAGCTGACGTAATCAAAAATGATTTAGGTCCAGATTCTGACTACTTATCAGTATTTATTCCGGGTGGACATGCTGCAGTTGTTGGTATTTCAGAAAGTGAAGATGTTCAACAAACATTAGATTGGGCATTGGAAAATGATCGATTTATAATTACATTATGTCATGGACCAGCGGCACTACTTTCAGCAGGACTTAACAGAGATAAATCTCCATTAGAAGGATATTCTGTTTGTGTCTTCCCAGATTCACTAGATGAAGGTGCAAATATTGAAATAGGATACTTACCTGGTCGTTTAAAATGGTTAGTTGCTGATTTATTAACTAAACAAGGATTAAAAGTTGTTAATGATGACATGACAGGTAAAACTTTAAAAGATCGCAAGCTACTTACAGGTGACAGTCCGTTAGCTTCAAATGAATTAGGCAAATTAGCAGTTAATGAAATGTTAAAGGCTATTCAAGATAAATAA
- a CDS encoding ribulokinase, which produces MSYSIGIDFGTASGRVFLINTANGQVVSKFVKNYTHGVIENELNGLKIPHTYALQNSNDYLEIIDEGIAHLITDSKIDPAKIVGIGIDFTSSTVIFTDKNLNPIHNLKRFKNNPHAYVKLWKHHGAYKEAEKLYQTALENKNEWLGHYGYNVSSEWMIPKIMEVMNQAPEIIEKTAYIMEAGDWIVNKLTNKNIRSNCGLGYKSFWEENVGFHYDLFDKIDPKLSEVIREKVSAPIVNIGQTVGKISENMARKLGLSKETMVSPFIIDAHASLLGIGSEKDKEMTMVIGTSTCHLMLNEKQHQVPGISGSVKGAIIPDLYAYEAGQSAVGDLFEYVAKQSPKSYVEEAEKRGITVFELMNEKIEHQLPGENGIIALDWHNGNRSVLSDSNLTGSIFGLTLQTKHEDIYRAYLEATAFGTKMIMQQYQDWHMEVEKVFACGGIPKKNAIMMDIYANVLNKKLVVMDSEYAPAIGAAILGAVCGGAHNSIHEAIDAMKEPILYEIEPETEKVQRYEQLFKAYKSLHDIHGYKKANIMKEVQQLRNM; this is translated from the coding sequence ATGTCTTATAGTATTGGAATAGATTTCGGAACTGCATCAGGGCGTGTATTTTTAATAAATACAGCCAATGGTCAAGTTGTTTCAAAATTTGTAAAAAATTATACACATGGTGTAATTGAAAATGAACTCAATGGTTTAAAAATACCACATACATATGCATTGCAAAATAGTAATGATTATCTAGAAATCATAGATGAAGGTATAGCGCATTTAATAACTGATTCCAAAATAGATCCAGCTAAGATTGTTGGTATTGGTATAGATTTCACCTCATCTACTGTTATCTTTACTGATAAGAATCTTAATCCTATTCATAATTTAAAGCGATTTAAAAATAATCCACATGCTTATGTAAAATTATGGAAACACCATGGCGCATATAAAGAAGCAGAAAAATTGTATCAAACAGCATTAGAAAACAAAAATGAGTGGTTGGGACATTATGGTTATAATGTGAGCAGTGAATGGATGATTCCCAAAATTATGGAAGTTATGAACCAAGCACCAGAAATTATTGAGAAAACAGCTTATATTATGGAAGCGGGAGACTGGATTGTTAATAAGTTAACTAATAAAAATATACGCTCAAATTGTGGACTAGGATATAAATCATTTTGGGAAGAAAATGTAGGATTTCATTATGATTTATTTGATAAAATTGATCCCAAGTTGTCTGAAGTGATTAGAGAAAAAGTGTCTGCGCCTATCGTAAATATTGGTCAAACTGTAGGGAAAATATCTGAAAATATGGCCCGAAAATTAGGATTGTCAAAAGAAACGATGGTAAGTCCGTTTATCATTGATGCACACGCGAGTTTATTAGGTATAGGATCAGAAAAAGACAAAGAAATGACGATGGTAATAGGTACGAGTACGTGCCATCTTATGTTGAATGAAAAACAACATCAAGTTCCTGGTATTTCAGGTTCTGTTAAAGGCGCTATTATACCAGATTTATATGCATATGAAGCTGGTCAGTCAGCAGTAGGTGATTTGTTTGAATATGTTGCTAAACAATCACCTAAATCATATGTTGAAGAAGCAGAAAAAAGAGGTATTACAGTTTTCGAATTAATGAATGAAAAAATTGAACATCAACTACCAGGAGAAAACGGAATTATTGCACTTGATTGGCATAATGGAAATCGAAGTGTTTTAAGTGATAGTAATTTAACAGGATCTATCTTTGGTTTGACTTTACAAACAAAACACGAAGATATTTATAGAGCGTATTTAGAAGCAACTGCGTTTGGAACAAAGATGATTATGCAACAATATCAAGATTGGCATATGGAAGTGGAGAAAGTATTTGCATGTGGTGGCATACCTAAAAAGAATGCAATTATGATGGATATATATGCCAATGTTTTAAATAAAAAATTAGTCGTTATGGACAGTGAATACGCACCAGCAATAGGTGCTGCAATACTAGGAGCTGTTTGTGGTGGAGCACACAACTCTATACATGAAGCTATTGATGCGATGAAAGAGCCAATATTATACGAAATAGAGCCGGAAACGGAGAAAGTGCAACGATATGAACAATTATTCAAAGCATATAAGTCATTACATGATATTCATGGTTATAAAAAGGCTAATATTATGAAAGAAGTTCAACAGTTAAGAAATATGTGA
- a CDS encoding NAD-dependent epimerase/dehydratase family protein, protein MKKIMITGALGQIGTELVVKCREIYGTDNVLATDIREPEADSPVQNGPFKILDVTDRDRMFELVRDFEADSLMHMAALLSATAEKNPILAWDLNMGGLMNALEAARTYNLHFFTPSSIGAFGDSTPKVNTPQVTIQQPTTMYGVNKVAGELLCQYYFKRFGVDTRSVRFPGLISHVKEPGGGTTDYAVEIYFKAVRDGHYTSFIDKGTYMDMMYMDDAIDAIIKLMEADDAKLETRNGYNLSAMSFDPEMVKEAIQEYYPEFKLDYDVDPIRQGIADSWPDSIDTSCSRGEWGFDPKYDLASTTKLMLEAIEQKDNTKINN, encoded by the coding sequence ATGAAAAAAATTATGATAACTGGTGCATTAGGACAAATTGGCACTGAATTAGTTGTTAAATGTAGAGAAATCTATGGTACAGACAATGTTCTTGCTACAGATATTAGAGAGCCTGAAGCAGATTCTCCAGTTCAAAATGGACCATTTAAAATTTTAGATGTTACAGACCGTGATCGTATGTTTGAGTTGGTTAGGGACTTTGAAGCTGACAGTTTAATGCATATGGCTGCTCTATTATCGGCGACTGCAGAGAAAAATCCAATTCTTGCATGGGATTTAAATATGGGTGGCTTAATGAATGCTTTAGAAGCAGCAAGAACATATAACTTACATTTCTTTACGCCAAGTTCAATTGGTGCATTTGGAGACTCAACGCCTAAAGTTAATACGCCACAAGTTACAATTCAACAACCTACTACCATGTATGGTGTTAATAAAGTAGCTGGAGAATTGTTATGTCAGTATTATTTTAAACGTTTTGGTGTGGATACTAGGAGCGTAAGATTCCCTGGTTTAATTTCTCATGTTAAAGAACCAGGCGGTGGCACGACCGATTATGCAGTCGAGATTTACTTTAAAGCAGTGAGAGATGGTCATTATACAAGTTTCATAGATAAAGGAACATATATGGACATGATGTATATGGATGATGCGATCGATGCAATAATTAAATTAATGGAAGCTGACGATGCTAAGTTAGAAACTCGAAATGGTTATAATTTAAGTGCAATGAGCTTTGATCCTGAAATGGTAAAAGAGGCAATACAAGAATATTATCCAGAATTTAAGTTAGATTATGATGTAGACCCAATTAGACAAGGTATTGCAGATAGTTGGCCGGATTCTATTGATACTAGTTGTTCACGTGGTGAATGGGGCTTTGATCCAAAATATGATTTAGCAAGCACGACAAAATTAATGTTAGAAGCTATCGAACAAAAAGATAATACTAAAATTAATAACTAA
- a CDS encoding branched-chain amino acid aminotransferase: MSQPVKVELRETLKEKPDTSQLGFGKYFTDYMLSYDYHADKGWHDLKIVPYGPIEISPAAQGIHYGQSVFEGLKAYKKDGEVALFRPEENFKRLNNSLARLEMPQVNEAELLEGLKQLVDLEREWVPEGEGQSLYIRPFVFATEGALGVGASHQYKLLIILSPSGAYYGGETLKPTKIYVEDEYVRAVRGGVGFAKVAGNYAASLLAQTNANKLGYDQVLWLDGVEQKYIEEVGSMNIFFVENGKVITPELNGSILPGITRKSIIELAKNLGYEVEERRVSIDELFAAYDKGELTEVFGSGTAAVISPVGTLRYEDREIVINNNETGEITQKLYDVYTGIQNGSLEDKNGWRVIVPKY, from the coding sequence ATGTCACAACCAGTTAAAGTTGAATTACGCGAAACATTAAAAGAAAAACCTGATACATCTCAATTAGGATTTGGTAAATATTTTACTGATTATATGTTGAGTTATGATTATCATGCAGATAAAGGATGGCATGATTTAAAAATTGTGCCTTATGGTCCGATTGAAATTTCACCAGCTGCGCAAGGTATTCACTATGGACAATCAGTATTCGAAGGTTTAAAAGCATATAAAAAAGATGGAGAAGTAGCTCTTTTCCGTCCTGAAGAAAACTTTAAACGTCTAAATAACTCATTAGCGCGTTTAGAAATGCCTCAAGTTAACGAAGCTGAATTGTTAGAAGGTCTTAAACAATTAGTTGATCTGGAAAGAGAATGGGTACCAGAAGGAGAAGGACAATCTTTATATATTCGTCCATTCGTCTTTGCTACAGAAGGTGCACTAGGCGTAGGTGCGTCACATCAATATAAACTACTAATTATTTTATCACCTTCAGGCGCATATTATGGTGGTGAAACTTTAAAACCAACTAAAATCTATGTTGAAGATGAATACGTACGTGCTGTTCGCGGTGGTGTAGGTTTTGCAAAAGTTGCTGGTAACTATGCAGCAAGTTTATTAGCGCAAACGAATGCAAATAAATTAGGCTATGACCAAGTATTATGGCTTGATGGTGTTGAACAGAAGTATATTGAAGAAGTTGGTAGTATGAACATTTTCTTCGTTGAAAATGGTAAAGTGATTACACCAGAATTAAATGGTAGTATTTTACCAGGTATTACTCGTAAGTCTATTATCGAATTAGCTAAAAACTTAGGATATGAAGTTGAAGAGCGTCGCGTTTCAATTGATGAATTATTTGCGGCATATGATAAAGGCGAATTAACAGAGGTATTCGGTAGTGGAACAGCAGCAGTTATTTCACCTGTTGGTACTTTAAGATACGAAGATCGTGAAATTGTAATTAATAATAATGAAACTGGTGAAATTACTCAAAAATTATATGATGTTTACACTGGTATTCAAAATGGCTCTTTAGAAGATAAAAATGGTTGGAGAGTCATCGTACCTAAATATTAA
- a CDS encoding HAD family hydrolase gives MEWILFDKDGTLIEFDRSWEKIGVRFVESLLDTFPVQNKEEALRQLGVIKESIDPKSVMGSGSLQQIIAAFNDVTGQDTTEWSKSTSQKLVDERIPEINWVDGVEETLQKLKSRGYKLGVVTSDTKKGVEQFLAHTNATSLFDIIISTEAHAYEKPDPKVLAPLFDNHQVAPHQVAIVGDTANDMKTASNANIGMAIGVLTGVATKEELHEADVILNSAKDILEVLK, from the coding sequence ATGGAATGGATATTATTTGATAAAGATGGAACTTTAATTGAATTTGATAGAAGTTGGGAAAAAATAGGCGTAAGATTTGTAGAATCGTTACTAGATACATTTCCAGTACAAAATAAAGAAGAAGCACTTAGACAATTAGGTGTTATTAAAGAGTCTATTGATCCAAAATCAGTAATGGGATCTGGTTCATTACAGCAAATTATAGCGGCATTTAATGATGTGACAGGACAAGATACAACTGAATGGTCAAAGTCGACAAGTCAAAAACTTGTAGATGAACGAATTCCTGAAATTAATTGGGTAGATGGTGTTGAGGAAACACTTCAAAAGTTGAAATCACGAGGATACAAACTAGGTGTTGTAACGAGTGATACTAAAAAAGGTGTAGAGCAATTTTTGGCTCATACGAATGCAACATCATTATTCGATATTATTATCTCGACAGAAGCCCATGCCTATGAGAAGCCCGATCCTAAAGTTTTAGCACCATTATTTGATAATCATCAAGTGGCGCCTCATCAAGTGGCTATTGTAGGTGATACGGCCAACGATATGAAAACAGCTAGCAATGCAAATATAGGGATGGCAATAGGTGTATTAACAGGTGTAGCAACTAAAGAGGAATTGCATGAAGCGGATGTAATTTTAAACAGTGCGAAAGATATTTTAGAAGTATTAAAATAA